In Notamacropus eugenii isolate mMacEug1 chromosome 1, mMacEug1.pri_v2, whole genome shotgun sequence, one genomic interval encodes:
- the LOC140518392 gene encoding olfactory receptor 2D2-like, with amino-acid sequence MSQINQTWVTEFLLLGLSDDSQTQALLFVLFLGIYLVTTLGNLLLIILVLTDSHLHIPMYFFLCNLSVADFFSSTNIVPQALIHMLSKRKVISFMNCATQLFLYLFFGATQCALLAVMSYERYLAICDPMHYSVIMTWKVCGHLALGCWVSGVLISLVDTTFTLCLPYQGDNRIAHFFCEAPVLLALASGDTHRSQMAIFLMGVVILLAPVSLILVSYSSIIMTIIRMKTTSGRLKAFSTCGSHLIVVILFYGSAIMTYMTPRSSKEQGKMVSVLYAVVNHMLNPLIYSLRNKDVKRALKNVANQAPSWR; translated from the coding sequence ATGAGCCAGATCAACCAGACATGGGTGACAGAATTCCTCCTCCTGGGACTTTCTGATGACTCTCAGACTCAAGCATTACTCTTTGTATTGTTTCTAGGGATCTACTTGGTTACTACACTTGGAAACCTGCTCCTTATCATCCTGGTTCTGACTGATTCACACCTCCATATACCcatgtacttttttctttgtaacttgtCTGTTGCTGACTTCTTCTCTTCTACCAACATTGTTCCCCAGGCTCTAATCCACATGCTATCCAAAAGGAAGGTTATATCCTTCATGAACTGTGCAACCCAGCTTTTCTTATACCTCTTTTTTGGTGCTACACAATGTGCACTGTTAGCTGTGATGTCCTATGAGAGATACTTGGCAATCTGTGATCCCATGCACTACTCTGTCATCATGACTTGGAAAGTCTGTGGCCATTTGGCCTTAGGGTGCTGGGTCAGTGGTGTTCTAATATCCTTAGTGGATACTACATTCACACTATGCCTCCCCTACCAAGGAGACAATAGGATTGCTCATTTCTTTTGTGAGGCCCCAGTTCTCTTGGCCTTGGCATCTGGAGACACCCACAGATCACAAATGGCCATTTTCCTCATGGGTGTGGTGATTCTTCTTGCACCCGTGTCCTTGATCCTAGTCTCCTACAGCTCTATCATAATGACTATCATCAGGATGAAGACAACTTCAGGGAGGCTCAAGGCTTTCTCCACCTGTGGCTCTCACCTTATTGTGGTTATCCTATTTTATGGATCAGCAATCATGACCTACATGACACCCAGGTCATCCAAAGAGCAAGGGAAGATGGTGTCTGTGTTGTATGCTGTGGTAAACCACATGCTTAACCCTCTTATCTACAGCCTGAGGAACAAAGATGTAAAGAGAGCACTCAAGAATGTAGCCAACCAAGCACCATCATGGAGATAA